Within the Rhodopirellula islandica genome, the region CATTGGTACAATCTCTCGTGATTCAAACTCCACCGCTTCGTTCAGGGCGGTGTCGTAAAAACCTTCCGTTGTGTGACCCTAGCGTATTGATCCCGAACGACTACGAACCGTTGCTTCTCAACTTCCACGATGTTCGACTCGTTGATGGTGCATCCGTAATCGGCGACGATGGTGGGGGTCGCCTCGAATTGGACGGTGATCGCATATTCTCGCGTGACCCTGCCGGGCAACTTCCGACGCGTTTCGTCAATTCCTCATTGCAACAGTTGCGGTCGTGCATTGACGCACATCGCGGTTATGCTGACACGGTTCGCGATGATGACGAGGGTGCTGCGGCTACGGTGTTCGCTGATGCGATTCGCGGAATCGACGCTGAATGTTTCGCTGATCCGGAGAATTGGTGGGCGGTTGTTGTCGAGCAAACTCGTGATGGCTTGCTCTAATCTGGCGTCACCGGGTCACACAACATGGTTTTTACGCTGAGGCCTTCGGCACACCTTCCACGTTTGGCCACGCGGGCTGGCCTTGGTACAATTCCAGTAGTTCAGGCATCGTTCGCTTCGTTCAGGGCGGTGTCGTAAAAACCTTCCGTTGTACGCCTCAGGTAATTTCATTGCG harbors:
- a CDS encoding SUKH-4 family immunity protein; this translates as MIQTPPLRSGRCRKNLPLCDPSVLIPNDYEPLLLNFHDVRLVDGASVIGDDGGGRLELDGDRIFSRDPAGQLPTRFVNSSLQQLRSCIDAHRGYADTVRDDDEGAAATVFADAIRGIDAECFADPENWWAVVVEQTRDGLL